From the genome of Negativicoccus succinicivorans, one region includes:
- a CDS encoding ABC transporter ATP-binding protein — protein sequence MKEFYKKRFALTDKGAKNLTKATLSSFLVYCITMLPAILLMIFAQEVLENIDKSKGFYLAFSVLTLIAMYILLSIEYDKLYSTTYQESADLRVRTAENLSKLPLSYFSKHDISDLSQTIMADIEGIEHAMSHAIPKVGGMALFFPLISIMMLVGNVKMGLAVIIPTILSFIFIPLSKKHSVKGEKRYYDALRENSESFQENIEMQMEIKAYGLSEEMKEKLYEKMDKSEKVHLKTEIGLILTMSISSIFSFISLAVVILVGVNLIINKEISPLYLIGYLLAAMKIKDSLDASKEGMMEIFYLTPKIERLKEIQNQELQEGEDYNLKKFDIDLKDVEFSYNKDAKVLNGINFKAKQGEVTALVGASGCGKTTILKLISRLYDYDDGQILIDGKDIKEISTESLFDKVSIVFQDVVLFNQSVMENIRIGKQDASDEEVIKAAELANCTDFIEKMDKGFDTVIGENGAELSGGERQRLSIARAFLKDAPILILDEITASLDVDNEKKIQESLSNLIKDKTVVIISHRMKSIENADKIVVLENGRVESQGDHEELLQKSKVYKNLIVKTKMAEEFIY from the coding sequence ATGAAGGAGTTTTATAAAAAAAGATTTGCTCTTACAGATAAAGGAGCGAAGAATTTAACTAAAGCAACACTGTCCTCATTTTTGGTTTATTGTATAACCATGCTTCCTGCCATATTACTAATGATTTTTGCGCAAGAAGTTTTGGAGAATATTGACAAAAGCAAGGGATTTTATCTAGCATTCTCGGTTTTGACTTTGATAGCAATGTATATTTTGCTTTCTATCGAATACGATAAATTATATAGCACAACATATCAAGAAAGTGCAGATTTAAGGGTAAGAACAGCAGAGAATTTATCAAAACTACCTCTATCATACTTTTCTAAGCATGATATTTCCGATCTCTCACAAACAATTATGGCTGATATTGAAGGTATAGAGCATGCAATGAGCCATGCAATACCAAAAGTGGGCGGCATGGCACTTTTCTTCCCACTAATATCCATCATGATGCTAGTAGGCAATGTCAAGATGGGTTTAGCTGTAATTATTCCAACGATTCTAAGTTTTATATTTATACCCTTATCTAAAAAACATTCAGTTAAGGGAGAGAAAAGATATTATGACGCCTTAAGAGAAAACTCTGAAAGTTTTCAAGAAAATATCGAAATGCAAATGGAGATTAAAGCCTATGGCTTGTCAGAGGAAATGAAAGAAAAGCTGTATGAAAAAATGGATAAAAGTGAAAAAGTCCACTTAAAGACAGAAATAGGACTTATTTTAACTATGTCTATATCTTCAATATTTAGCTTTATTTCCCTTGCTGTCGTAATACTTGTTGGGGTAAATCTAATTATTAATAAAGAGATAAGTCCTCTCTACCTTATAGGATATTTACTAGCGGCTATGAAGATAAAAGACTCTCTAGATGCATCTAAAGAGGGCATGATGGAGATATTTTATTTAACGCCAAAGATTGAAAGACTTAAAGAAATTCAAAATCAAGAATTACAAGAGGGCGAAGACTATAATTTGAAAAAATTTGATATTGATCTAAAAGATGTTGAATTTTCTTACAATAAAGACGCAAAAGTTTTAAATGGAATAAATTTTAAAGCTAAGCAAGGAGAGGTAACTGCTTTGGTGGGAGCAAGTGGATGCGGTAAAACAACTATCTTGAAACTCATATCAAGACTTTATGATTATGACGATGGACAAATCTTAATTGATGGCAAAGATATAAAAGAAATATCAACAGAATCTCTTTTTGATAAGGTCTCAATAGTTTTCCAAGATGTGGTTCTTTTTAATCAAAGCGTCATGGAAAATATTAGGATTGGAAAGCAAGATGCAAGTGACGAAGAAGTTATAAAAGCAGCAGAGCTTGCCAATTGCACAGATTTTATAGAAAAAATGGATAAGGGTTTTGATACAGTTATCGGTGAAAACGGTGCTGAGCTATCAGGCGGAGAAAGACAAAGGTTATCTATAGCCAGAGCCTTCTTAAAAGATGCACCGATATTGATATTAGACGAAATTACAGCAAGCCTTGATGTTGACAACGAGAAAAAAATTCAAGAGTCATTAAGTAATTTAATTAAAGATAAGACAGTTGTCATTATTTCACACAGAATGAAGTCCATAGAAAATGCAGACAAGATAGTAGTTCTTGAAAACGGAAGAGTAGAAAGCCAAGGTGACCATGAAGAGCTTTTACAAAAATCAAAGGTTTACAAGAATTTAATAGTAAAGACAAAAATGGCAGAAGAATTTATTTATTAG